Proteins encoded within one genomic window of Bacillus sp. F19:
- a CDS encoding ABC transporter substrate-binding protein encodes MQKKWVSIFMAVISLTLILSGCMGGAKESNSTENGEMKPYELTWYMIGTPQKDVDKVMEKVNEYTKEKINTKINLKMIDWGDYDKKMQVVIASGEPFDIAFTSSWAANYVLNARKGAFVELDKLLDSEGKELKEALDPAFLEGAKIDGKLYAVPANKEVGQQSVYVFNKRLVEKHNLDITKVESLEDLEPLLKTIKENEPDFTPISTFNPYLPFDYILDDKMPFAVHLDTMDHKIVNVYETPEMEQALKMMHSFYKAGYIKSDAATSNDPWPLEVENWFVRKELYQPYAELTWARTSGYDLAVQPIHEPITFNASVTGSMQAISVTSKNPERAMMFLNLLNTDPYLRTLLDKGIEDVHYEKGENDKIKDLQARIDNFNMPSFAIGNQFILPLYDNDPDDKWDAFEKFNNESIPAPTLGFYFDPNPVRTEIAAISNVSSEFSKPLMTGSVDPEEYLPKANKKFKEAGLDKVMAEIQKQYDAWRKTQGK; translated from the coding sequence ATGCAAAAGAAATGGGTATCGATTTTTATGGCTGTGATTAGTTTAACCTTGATTTTATCAGGATGCATGGGGGGAGCTAAGGAGAGCAATTCAACTGAAAATGGGGAAATGAAACCGTATGAACTAACGTGGTATATGATCGGAACACCCCAAAAAGATGTTGATAAAGTCATGGAAAAAGTAAATGAATACACGAAAGAAAAAATAAATACTAAAATCAATCTGAAAATGATCGACTGGGGTGACTATGATAAAAAAATGCAAGTCGTGATTGCCTCGGGTGAGCCGTTTGATATTGCATTTACAAGTTCATGGGCAGCAAACTATGTGTTAAATGCCCGAAAAGGTGCTTTTGTTGAATTAGATAAATTACTGGATTCAGAAGGAAAAGAATTAAAAGAAGCATTAGACCCTGCCTTTTTAGAAGGGGCAAAAATTGATGGGAAATTGTATGCCGTTCCGGCTAATAAAGAAGTAGGACAGCAAAGTGTTTATGTTTTTAACAAGAGATTAGTTGAAAAACACAACCTGGACATTACGAAAGTTGAGTCACTTGAAGACTTAGAGCCATTATTAAAAACCATTAAAGAAAATGAACCTGATTTCACCCCGATTTCTACGTTTAATCCATACCTGCCGTTTGATTATATTTTAGATGATAAAATGCCGTTTGCTGTTCATCTGGATACAATGGATCACAAAATTGTGAATGTGTATGAAACACCAGAGATGGAGCAAGCATTAAAAATGATGCACAGCTTCTATAAAGCCGGGTATATTAAGTCAGATGCTGCAACCAGCAATGATCCTTGGCCACTTGAAGTTGAAAACTGGTTCGTTCGTAAAGAATTGTATCAGCCATATGCTGAGCTTACATGGGCACGTACTTCAGGATATGATTTAGCAGTTCAGCCAATTCATGAGCCGATTACTTTTAATGCTTCAGTAACGGGTTCGATGCAGGCTATCTCTGTGACATCAAAAAATCCGGAACGTGCGATGATGTTCTTAAATTTATTAAATACAGATCCATATTTACGAACTTTATTGGATAAAGGTATTGAAGATGTTCATTATGAAAAAGGAGAGAATGATAAAATTAAAGATTTACAAGCACGTATTGATAACTTTAATATGCCAAGCTTTGCCATTGGAAATCAATTTATCCTGCCTTTATATGACAATGATCCAGATGATAAGTGGGATGCCTTTGAGAAATTCAATAATGAATCTATACCTGCTCCAACGCTTGGGTTCTATTTTGATCCTAATCCAGTCCGTACGGAAATCGCTGCTATCTCTAATGTCTCAAGTGAGTTTTCAAAACCGCTCATGACAGGTTCAGTAGACCCAGAAGAGTACTTGCCAAAAGCAAACAAAAAGTTTAAAGAAGCCGGACTTGATAAAGTCATGGCTGAAATTCAAAAGCAATATGATGCTTGGAGAAAAACACAAGGTAAATAA
- a CDS encoding YesL family protein, translating into MGKFVQEASEWIWRILAANVLWVGFTLLGIGVFGLFPSTVALFTVTRKWVQKDLDFSIWKVFKDTFKKEFMPANKLGTFFLGIGSFLYIDLKFAFTMQGTGSVILYFFLIFVSFLFVLTLIYFFPLYVHYHLSFFQYIKQPFILAILSPKTTILMGIGLFFIGYLIKSMPGLIPFIAGVFPAYWIMHVCYKRFIEVKADIGKENTLVLYGK; encoded by the coding sequence ATGGGCAAATTTGTCCAGGAAGCAAGTGAGTGGATTTGGAGAATTCTTGCCGCAAACGTGCTATGGGTAGGATTTACACTGCTGGGCATTGGAGTGTTTGGCCTTTTTCCATCCACAGTTGCCTTATTTACGGTTACAAGAAAATGGGTACAAAAGGATTTGGATTTTTCTATATGGAAAGTATTTAAAGACACATTTAAAAAAGAATTTATGCCTGCTAACAAATTGGGAACTTTCTTTTTAGGCATAGGATCGTTTTTGTATATTGATTTGAAATTTGCTTTTACCATGCAAGGAACGGGGTCTGTCATCCTCTATTTCTTTTTAATCTTTGTCTCCTTTTTATTTGTGTTAACACTTATTTACTTCTTTCCATTATATGTTCATTATCATTTATCATTTTTTCAATACATCAAACAACCTTTTATTCTCGCAATTCTTAGTCCTAAAACGACTATATTGATGGGAATCGGTCTGTTTTTTATTGGGTATTTGATTAAATCGATGCCAGGGCTGATCCCTTTTATAGCAGGAGTATTTCCGGCGTATTGGATCATGCATGTTTGTTACAAAAGATTTATAGAGGTAAAAGCCGACATTGGAAAGGAGAATACCCTTGTTTTATACGGAAAATAA
- a CDS encoding response regulator transcription factor, whose product MYNVFLVDDEPFIIEGMKSIINWEDIGLQIIGHAYDGEEALKTLQTKECNILLTDIMMPQMNGLELITALKVIKPHMKYIVLSGYQEFEYVKKGISLGIENYLLKPIDEEELAATLRNTIEKLQQLQHEDEDYYVLRDNAIWRWLNRDISHQELKKRLEIYDLHLHDSTLVFAVVQLELAAHHRGERSGIRKWIEECLGCLCVLNPEEEMILIWLSKRPDEVERDLHHLQMNLDQKQEVHDYFIALGKENGSSDNIFLSFYRTRDLLKYRFVISEGTKLILEKDAEKFSETTEMIRTFNFQELLKQVLTGNHCEVEKWIHSAFDHFSERISLDTSQLAKSFSIELMSTIRSSLDMPNDLIKLSKETSSVLQADTITELRKVVIAFLKNLMEQIKNRNDQMSPIIHSVLQYIQTSYHEELSLKTLSQKFHVNTIYLGQLFQKEVGSVFSDYINQLRIEKAKMMLKESHLKSGEIGKKVGYSDSTYFYKQFKKSMGVTPTEWRALHSYESQS is encoded by the coding sequence ATGTATAACGTTTTTCTTGTTGATGATGAACCATTTATTATTGAAGGAATGAAATCAATTATTAATTGGGAAGATATCGGGCTTCAAATAATCGGGCATGCCTATGACGGAGAAGAGGCTCTAAAAACACTTCAAACAAAGGAATGCAACATTCTTCTTACTGATATCATGATGCCTCAAATGAACGGTTTAGAATTGATCACAGCTTTAAAAGTCATAAAGCCTCATATGAAATATATTGTGCTATCAGGCTACCAAGAATTTGAGTATGTTAAAAAGGGCATTTCACTTGGAATTGAAAACTATCTATTAAAACCGATTGACGAAGAAGAGCTGGCTGCAACATTACGTAATACAATCGAAAAGCTTCAGCAATTGCAGCACGAGGATGAAGACTACTATGTGCTAAGAGACAATGCAATCTGGAGATGGTTAAACAGAGATATCAGCCACCAGGAATTAAAAAAACGGCTGGAAATTTATGATCTTCATCTTCATGATTCAACACTGGTATTTGCCGTTGTCCAGCTGGAACTTGCAGCTCACCATAGGGGAGAACGATCAGGGATTCGTAAATGGATTGAAGAATGTTTAGGATGTCTATGTGTACTGAATCCAGAGGAAGAAATGATATTAATTTGGTTAAGCAAACGGCCTGATGAGGTTGAAAGAGATTTACATCATTTACAAATGAATCTTGATCAAAAGCAGGAGGTTCACGATTATTTCATCGCTCTTGGAAAAGAAAATGGTTCATCAGATAATATTTTTCTAAGTTTTTATCGAACCAGGGATCTGCTGAAATATCGATTTGTCATTTCTGAGGGTACAAAGTTAATTCTTGAAAAGGACGCAGAAAAGTTCTCCGAGACCACGGAAATGATTCGGACATTTAACTTTCAGGAACTTTTGAAACAGGTGTTGACGGGAAATCACTGTGAAGTGGAGAAATGGATTCATTCTGCTTTCGATCATTTTTCTGAACGGATATCTTTGGATACCTCACAATTAGCTAAAAGCTTTTCCATCGAATTAATGTCCACCATTCGCAGTTCACTCGATATGCCAAATGATTTAATTAAGCTTTCAAAAGAGACATCAAGTGTTCTTCAAGCGGATACAATCACTGAATTACGAAAAGTGGTGATCGCATTTTTGAAAAATCTTATGGAGCAAATAAAAAATCGAAATGACCAAATGAGCCCGATCATCCATAGTGTTCTTCAATATATTCAGACCTCATACCATGAAGAGCTCTCCCTAAAAACGTTAAGTCAAAAGTTTCATGTAAACACCATTTATTTAGGGCAGCTCTTTCAAAAAGAAGTCGGAAGTGTTTTCTCTGATTATATTAATCAGCTGAGAATTGAGAAAGCAAAGATGATGTTAAAGGAATCCCATTTGAAATCGGGGGAAATTGGAAAAAAGGTAGGGTATTCAGACTCAACTTACTTTTATAAGCAATTTAAAAAAAGCATGGGTGTAACTCCAACCGAATGGCGAGCACTGCATAGTTATGAGAGCCAGTCTTAA
- a CDS encoding sensor histidine kinase produces MLLKIREWRNKIFHRILFTYSVIILLCMFLLFSLLSQYYTEVVVQRELDANTRILERVETYFNRKHDYVDSVFKELYFKTDLIQDISFALQHDYDQYLSYRLDRYSESSSFVPSDLETFIENYFSQDSDVNAVSINSDATLSEYLYIFNHYRWSQSINQVSEMSFDKDFLISERKYSGLVNDISQRSIQNSYHVTKKLNDPGTLKKLGDISIYYSFEGLENLLNLRQQQLKGTVLIYNHLGDLLYPSKGTSIQKEVSKPDFQTILKKTRLKGETYYVNTLADERSQLMLVGLIPEKEIQGVTLVHRTMLLITILLTAVAISLTYIAMRKYSKRIQVIEHSMSEVQKGNLDVRIQDVHQKDELSMISTSFNQMAEDLNRYIDQMFISEIKQKEAEMKALQSQINPHFLYNTLEAIRMKAIADGSKTASTMIYYLAQLFRYSLKDSEAVTVQDEIEHVKQYLQLFQVRYPERLNVHYDIEEQVLNYEILKFMLQPIVENYVIHGLKKHERTNHLYIGVHRKQTQLIIMIRDNGRGIAPDRLADIQKRLKEEHDTFESIGLSNVLQRIRLRFGDEYGLIIDSAVDAGTDVQISMPIIGGNEQDV; encoded by the coding sequence ATGCTATTAAAAATAAGAGAATGGCGGAATAAGATTTTCCATCGCATTTTGTTCACATATTCTGTCATTATTTTATTGTGTATGTTTTTGCTGTTTTCACTTTTATCTCAGTATTATACAGAAGTAGTTGTCCAAAGAGAATTGGATGCAAATACAAGAATACTAGAGAGAGTGGAAACTTATTTTAATCGCAAACATGATTATGTTGACAGTGTTTTTAAGGAACTCTATTTTAAAACAGATCTTATTCAAGATATCTCATTCGCTTTGCAGCACGATTATGATCAATATCTTTCCTACCGGCTTGACCGTTACAGTGAAAGCAGCTCTTTTGTACCAAGTGATCTCGAAACATTCATCGAGAATTACTTTAGTCAAGATTCAGATGTTAATGCGGTCAGCATTAACAGTGATGCCACCCTTAGTGAATATTTGTATATTTTTAACCACTACAGATGGTCGCAGTCAATTAATCAAGTTAGTGAAATGAGTTTTGATAAAGATTTCCTCATATCTGAAAGGAAATACAGCGGACTTGTAAATGATATCAGTCAACGATCCATTCAAAACAGCTACCATGTCACGAAGAAATTAAATGACCCTGGCACATTAAAAAAACTTGGTGACATATCGATCTACTATAGTTTTGAAGGTTTAGAGAATCTCCTTAATTTACGTCAGCAGCAATTAAAAGGAACAGTTCTTATCTATAATCACTTAGGTGATCTTCTATATCCCTCAAAGGGAACTTCGATACAAAAGGAAGTAAGTAAGCCTGATTTTCAAACCATTTTAAAAAAGACTAGACTGAAAGGGGAAACCTATTATGTCAACACATTGGCTGATGAACGCTCACAGCTTATGCTTGTAGGTCTCATTCCTGAAAAAGAAATCCAAGGCGTTACTCTTGTTCACCGGACCATGCTGCTGATCACGATTTTGTTAACGGCTGTCGCCATTTCACTCACCTATATTGCTATGCGAAAATACTCCAAACGCATTCAGGTCATCGAGCATTCCATGTCTGAGGTACAAAAGGGAAACTTGGATGTCAGGATTCAAGATGTTCATCAAAAAGATGAATTGAGTATGATTTCAACCAGCTTTAATCAAATGGCAGAGGATTTAAATCGCTATATCGATCAAATGTTTATTTCAGAAATCAAACAAAAAGAAGCCGAAATGAAAGCCTTGCAATCTCAAATCAATCCGCATTTTTTATATAATACACTTGAAGCGATTCGTATGAAAGCAATCGCAGACGGGTCAAAAACAGCCAGTACGATGATTTATTATTTAGCTCAATTATTCCGCTATTCTTTAAAAGATAGTGAAGCGGTCACCGTACAAGATGAAATAGAGCATGTGAAACAATATCTGCAATTATTTCAGGTGCGCTATCCAGAGCGTTTAAATGTACATTACGATATAGAGGAACAGGTACTAAACTATGAAATTCTTAAATTTATGCTTCAGCCCATTGTAGAAAACTATGTCATTCATGGATTAAAAAAGCATGAAAGAACGAATCATCTATACATTGGAGTTCATAGGAAACAAACTCAATTAATCATCATGATTCGCGATAATGGAAGAGGAATAGCACCTGATCGATTAGCAGACATTCAAAAGCGGTTAAAAGAAGAACATGATACATTTGAATCGATTGGATTATCCAACGTCCTGCAAAGGATAAGGCTGAGATTTGGAGATGAGTACGGATTAATCATCGACAGCGCAGTCGATGCAGGAACAGATGTCCAGATATCAATGCCAATAATAGGAGGAAATGAGCAGGATGTATAA
- a CDS encoding sugar ABC transporter permease, whose protein sequence is MKWIKNFFVNVYKNRVWLLMVLPGTIWFLFFSYLPMFGTVIAFKNFRYDAEGFLASVLNSEWVGFQNFEFLFSTNDAFVITRNTILYNAVFIILGLILSVFIAIVLSELANKKLAKVYQTGMLFPHFLSWVVISYFVFTFLSVDRGLLNKIFEWFGLEAVSWYSETEYWPFILIFMSMWKGVGYGSIVYLAAIVGIDRTYFEAAMIDGANKWQQIRHVTMPMITPLIVILTILNVGKIFNSDFGLFFQVPRDSGALYPVTNVIDTYVYRGLTTMGEISMSTAAGLYQSVVGFILVMLTNYLVKKIDKEYALF, encoded by the coding sequence ATGAAATGGATCAAGAATTTCTTTGTTAATGTGTACAAAAATCGTGTGTGGCTCCTCATGGTTTTGCCAGGGACGATTTGGTTTTTATTTTTCTCTTATTTACCGATGTTTGGAACAGTTATTGCTTTTAAGAATTTTCGCTACGATGCAGAAGGATTTTTGGCAAGTGTATTAAATAGCGAATGGGTTGGATTTCAGAACTTTGAATTTTTGTTCAGTACAAATGATGCCTTCGTAATTACTAGAAACACAATCTTATATAACGCAGTCTTCATCATTTTAGGATTAATCCTTTCTGTTTTTATTGCGATCGTGCTGAGTGAATTAGCGAACAAAAAACTTGCAAAAGTGTATCAGACCGGAATGTTATTTCCTCATTTTTTATCATGGGTTGTTATTAGTTATTTTGTTTTTACATTTTTAAGTGTAGATAGAGGTTTGTTGAACAAAATTTTTGAGTGGTTTGGATTGGAAGCGGTTTCTTGGTATAGCGAAACGGAATATTGGCCATTCATTCTTATCTTTATGTCAATGTGGAAAGGTGTAGGGTACGGAAGCATCGTCTATCTGGCAGCGATTGTTGGTATCGATCGAACATATTTTGAAGCTGCAATGATTGACGGGGCCAATAAGTGGCAGCAAATTCGCCATGTGACGATGCCGATGATAACACCGCTTATTGTCATTTTGACTATTTTAAATGTTGGAAAAATTTTCAACTCTGACTTTGGTTTGTTTTTTCAGGTGCCGAGAGATTCCGGTGCATTATATCCCGTTACAAATGTTATTGATACCTATGTCTATCGAGGATTAACGACTATGGGTGAAATAAGCATGAGCACGGCTGCAGGGCTCTATCAATCGGTCGTTGGCTTTATCCTGGTTATGCTGACGAATTATCTTGTTAAGAAGATTGATAAGGAGTATGCCTTATTTTAA
- a CDS encoding alpha-mannosidase produces the protein MFYTENKLEARIKELSEYRYRHKQEISTFNCMQDTGEIGAYPPDKASDKTIGIGDKWRGRDVYLWLQTDLEIPAEWKGKKAVGLFDFGRTGGGNNSGFESLLFLNQKPFQGVDSNHKEVFFPEEAAGKSIRLDFRLWSGLEGGGPQKEQEYTIRTAEIAWLDEQIDDLYFTSQAVYETIKELREEAPEKQLLLTALNQSYKELDWTEPGSSCFYKSCYQARAILNDRLGQIEKHHSVTIHAIGHTHIDVAWLWRLKHTREKTARSFSTVLRLMEQYPDYVFLQTQPQLYEYLKTDYPEIYEQLKMRINEGMWEAEGAMWLEADCNIPNGESLVRQILYGSKFLKEEFGITCRYLWLPDVFGYSWALPQILQKSGISTFMTTKISWNQYNRMPHDTFRWRGIDGSEILTHFVTTPEPWNSDDSWFYTYNGLITAKTVNGAFKSYRDKDINQDLLLSYGYGDGGGGVNREMLEFRRRYDKMPGLPHVKPSKAGDYFTRLHENIQAAEDYVHDWDGELYLEYHRGTYTSQAYNKKMNRKLELAYRETEWLQVLHALQSEWSHYPKKELDQGWKIILRNQFHDIIPGSSIKEVYEDSKLEYDEAWKKHKKFTDHAAAQLTSSNTGKHYTAWNSSHWQCVELVFIPFDDDNQKAGSWHDDKGSELTGQQTNEGWLVKLTKTPSFGGIALEFIASSLKEKKIVKAPFQMNQNSLTTPFYEIAWNHAGQLTRIYDVSEKREVLAEGSRANVLQIFEDKPLAHDAWDIDLFYQEKMQEVTELISIELIECGSIRTIVQFIWSYNQTKIKQQMIVYGHSKRIDFKTHINWQERRKLLKAAFPVNVRTTEATYDIQYGNVLRPNHWNTSWDMARFESVGHQWADLSETGYGVSLLNDCKYGYDIKGNVLRLSLLKGAMYPDPTADCGDHEFTYSILPHKGDWREGGTVREAWFLNSPLLVQKGQLSDCSQSFISLSSQNLHIDAIKKAEENDMVIVRLHEFEGRRGEVTLSSDWKIEEWHEVNLLEEPLSETKRCSSVTFKIKPYEIKTFAIRFTCSL, from the coding sequence TTGTTTTATACGGAAAATAAGCTTGAAGCAAGAATTAAGGAATTGTCAGAATATCGGTACAGGCACAAACAGGAGATTTCAACATTCAATTGTATGCAAGATACTGGGGAGATAGGAGCCTATCCGCCGGATAAAGCATCGGACAAGACAATTGGTATTGGGGACAAATGGAGAGGGCGAGATGTCTATTTATGGCTTCAGACAGATTTAGAGATTCCGGCAGAGTGGAAAGGAAAAAAGGCAGTTGGATTATTTGACTTTGGCCGGACAGGGGGAGGAAATAATTCAGGATTTGAGTCTCTCTTATTTTTAAATCAAAAGCCATTTCAGGGAGTGGATTCTAATCATAAAGAGGTCTTTTTCCCAGAAGAAGCTGCCGGTAAATCGATTCGGCTAGATTTTCGCTTATGGTCAGGACTTGAAGGGGGCGGACCGCAGAAAGAACAGGAATATACAATTCGAACTGCTGAGATTGCATGGCTTGATGAACAAATAGATGATCTTTATTTTACCTCACAAGCTGTCTATGAAACAATCAAAGAATTAAGAGAAGAGGCGCCTGAAAAGCAATTATTGTTAACGGCCCTGAACCAAAGCTACAAAGAATTGGACTGGACGGAACCTGGAAGCAGCTGCTTTTATAAGTCTTGTTATCAGGCTCGGGCCATACTTAATGATCGGTTGGGACAAATTGAAAAACATCATTCTGTTACGATTCATGCCATCGGCCACACGCATATAGATGTCGCCTGGCTGTGGAGATTAAAGCATACACGAGAAAAGACGGCCCGATCTTTTTCTACAGTCTTAAGATTAATGGAACAGTATCCTGATTATGTTTTTTTACAAACTCAGCCGCAGTTATATGAATATTTAAAAACAGATTACCCAGAGATCTATGAACAATTAAAAATGCGGATTAACGAAGGAATGTGGGAAGCTGAAGGGGCCATGTGGCTGGAGGCAGATTGCAATATTCCAAATGGAGAATCTCTAGTCAGACAAATTTTATATGGCAGTAAATTTTTGAAAGAGGAATTTGGGATCACATGTCGTTATTTATGGCTTCCAGATGTTTTCGGTTATAGCTGGGCTTTACCTCAAATCTTACAAAAATCAGGTATATCCACGTTTATGACCACGAAAATCAGCTGGAATCAGTATAATCGGATGCCGCATGATACCTTCAGGTGGAGAGGGATAGACGGAAGTGAAATCTTGACACATTTTGTGACGACGCCAGAACCATGGAATTCAGATGACTCTTGGTTTTATACCTACAATGGTTTGATTACTGCTAAAACAGTTAACGGAGCTTTTAAATCCTATCGTGATAAAGATATAAATCAAGACTTGCTTCTTTCATATGGCTATGGGGACGGCGGCGGCGGAGTCAACCGTGAAATGCTTGAATTTAGGAGAAGATATGACAAGATGCCCGGTTTGCCGCATGTAAAGCCTTCAAAAGCAGGTGATTATTTTACAAGACTTCACGAAAACATCCAAGCAGCAGAAGACTATGTTCATGATTGGGATGGAGAGCTTTATTTAGAGTATCATCGAGGAACATATACAAGCCAAGCCTATAATAAAAAAATGAATAGAAAGCTAGAGCTTGCTTATAGAGAAACAGAGTGGCTGCAAGTATTGCATGCCCTTCAAAGTGAATGGAGCCACTATCCGAAGAAAGAACTGGACCAGGGCTGGAAGATCATCTTGAGAAATCAATTTCATGATATCATCCCAGGGTCATCTATTAAAGAAGTATATGAAGACTCGAAACTTGAGTATGATGAGGCGTGGAAAAAGCATAAAAAATTCACAGACCATGCAGCAGCTCAATTAACAAGTTCAAACACGGGGAAGCATTACACAGCCTGGAATTCCTCACATTGGCAATGTGTGGAGCTGGTATTCATACCTTTTGATGATGATAATCAAAAGGCAGGGAGCTGGCATGATGACAAGGGCAGTGAATTAACTGGACAACAAACAAATGAGGGCTGGCTTGTTAAACTTACTAAAACCCCTTCATTTGGCGGAATAGCGCTAGAATTTATTGCATCTTCCTTGAAAGAGAAAAAGATAGTAAAAGCACCATTTCAAATGAATCAGAACTCTTTAACTACACCTTTCTACGAAATTGCTTGGAATCATGCTGGCCAATTAACTCGAATATATGATGTGTCTGAAAAGAGAGAGGTGTTAGCAGAAGGTTCAAGGGCGAATGTCCTGCAAATTTTTGAAGATAAGCCATTAGCACATGATGCATGGGATATTGATCTCTTTTACCAAGAAAAAATGCAGGAGGTAACAGAACTTATTTCAATAGAATTGATTGAATGCGGTTCTATTCGCACGATTGTACAGTTTATTTGGAGCTATAACCAAACAAAAATCAAACAGCAGATGATTGTTTATGGTCATTCCAAACGAATTGACTTCAAGACGCATATAAATTGGCAAGAACGCCGCAAGCTTCTAAAGGCTGCCTTTCCTGTAAATGTCAGAACGACAGAAGCGACTTATGATATTCAATATGGGAATGTATTGAGGCCGAATCATTGGAATACAAGCTGGGATATGGCCAGATTTGAAAGCGTTGGGCATCAATGGGCAGATTTATCTGAAACAGGATATGGTGTAAGCTTACTTAATGATTGTAAGTATGGTTACGACATTAAGGGAAATGTTCTCCGGCTGTCTTTATTAAAGGGTGCAATGTACCCTGATCCAACTGCTGACTGTGGAGATCATGAATTCACTTATTCGATCCTTCCTCATAAAGGAGATTGGCGAGAAGGCGGGACAGTTCGTGAAGCTTGGTTTTTGAATAGTCCGCTCCTTGTACAGAAAGGTCAGCTATCGGATTGCAGCCAATCATTTATTTCTCTGTCCTCTCAAAACTTGCATATTGATGCTATAAAAAAAGCTGAGGAAAATGACATGGTGATCGTTCGGTTACATGAATTTGAAGGAAGAAGAGGCGAGGTTACTCTTTCCTCTGATTGGAAAATAGAAGAATGGCATGAAGTGAATTTACTGGAAGAGCCCCTGTCAGAGACAAAAAGATGTTCAAGTGTCACATTTAAAATCAAGCCATATGAAATTAAAACCTTTGCTATCCGTTTCACATGCAGCCTATGA
- a CDS encoding carbohydrate ABC transporter permease, whose product MNVILGGFAMVCVFPFIYVIMISLTDEKTLAVNGFQIIPEKWSPAAYQYLWAMKDQLFQSYFITILVTILGTLISVMTISFYAYAISRKQFLYRKFFTFLAFFTMLFGGGLVPFYIVATQVLQLKNTIWALILPLVVNAFYILIMRTFFIRAVPESVLESARIDGASEWRIFFQIVFPLSLPGIATIALFSTLGYWNDWFNALLFIDNPTLVPLQSLLMKVEGNLEFIRQNALTNGQQAGILTSIPQDAAKMAMVVISTLPIAIAYPFFQKYFVRGLTIGSVKE is encoded by the coding sequence ATGAACGTGATCTTAGGCGGATTTGCCATGGTATGTGTGTTTCCTTTTATATATGTTATTATGATTTCTTTAACGGATGAAAAGACGCTTGCTGTTAACGGGTTCCAAATTATTCCTGAAAAATGGAGTCCAGCTGCCTATCAATATTTATGGGCTATGAAAGATCAATTGTTTCAATCTTATTTCATTACGATACTCGTTACAATTTTAGGTACATTAATAAGTGTGATGACGATCTCTTTTTATGCTTACGCCATCTCAAGAAAACAGTTTTTGTATCGCAAATTTTTCACGTTTTTAGCTTTCTTTACAATGTTGTTTGGCGGAGGGTTAGTTCCTTTTTATATCGTGGCCACTCAGGTTCTGCAATTAAAAAATACGATCTGGGCTCTTATTCTGCCTCTTGTTGTAAACGCTTTCTATATTTTGATTATGCGAACTTTTTTCATCAGAGCGGTACCTGAATCTGTATTAGAATCAGCACGCATTGATGGCGCAAGTGAATGGAGAATCTTTTTTCAAATCGTTTTCCCATTATCCTTGCCTGGTATTGCAACCATCGCATTATTCAGTACACTAGGTTACTGGAATGATTGGTTTAATGCCTTGTTATTTATTGATAATCCAACCCTGGTTCCATTGCAATCTCTTTTAATGAAGGTTGAGGGCAACTTGGAATTCATTCGCCAAAATGCATTAACAAATGGTCAGCAAGCCGGAATATTAACCTCCATTCCGCAAGATGCAGCAAAAATGGCGATGGTAGTCATTTCAACCTTACCGATTGCGATTGCTTATCCATTTTTCCAAAAATATTTTGTTAGGGGGCTGACAATCGGCAGTGTAAAAGAATAA